The Cicer arietinum cultivar CDC Frontier isolate Library 1 chromosome 1, Cicar.CDCFrontier_v2.0, whole genome shotgun sequence genome contains the following window.
ataataagttatcatacgaattttacaaaatatttaaaaaattaaattaaatgattgtgataaacatgattttccttcattttaatttttctaagtatattcaattattacaaatcaataaagtaatattataagataactatatttataatacataaaatattacttataaaacttataaaattaattaattaatatccacGCAGCGTGCGGACCATAATCTAGTTTACAATTAAGTCAGATAgcacaatttttttattcttttttctgTTTAGAAACTCATGTGAAACtagaaattttattaaagagtTTATAAGATTGAGAAGACATAAATTGCTGAAAATCTATTTTAAGGAGGAAAAAATATAGGTAGTAGTTTCAACCACATCAAATTATTACCATTCCTAAAAACAATGCCAAAACAACAACACAAACAATGGATACTATTCCTTAATAACATCCTATTTTCATGGACAAAATTCATTTACCATGTTTCACTCAcaacttaaattaaatttccTTCCACATAATTCCCAATtcaaaaaaacacattttttcctaaaaaattTCCTTAATTTCCCAAGTACCAAACCTTCAAGAAACAACATGAAATTcatcaacaaaaacaacaacaacaatattaacCTGAAAATTTTCTACATAATCCTAATATGTTTTGCAGTAGAAAAATGCATTGCTCACACATTCAAGGACACATCACCAAACATAGAAACAAAATTCAGTTCTCAAGATGCATATCCCCCAAAGGCATCAAGCATATCTGCAGAATCACCTTTTGAATCACCTTCTGAATCACCTTCTGAATCACCTTTTGAATCACCAAAAAGACAAACAGAACCAGAATCAGAACATGATACATTTGGTCACTCATCTTCATTTTCAGCTGCATTCTCAGATATTCTAAAAGGTTCATTACGTGGACACTCATTAACAATGCCTCCTCCACACTCACATTCAGAAGCAAAACAAAGCAGCCTAAGCATTGAACAAATATGTGCACACACTGATTACCCTGACGTTTGTCTCGCCACGATTCAACCTCTTATAACTCACAATTTTGAAATGATTAACGTCCTCGAAGCCGCGATTAAAGCTTGTTCTCTTCAAGTAAAGTTGACAATAACAAAAGTGGATAAACATGCTGCTAATAATCCAGAGATTGCTAATGCAGTTGCTGAGTGTAGGGATCAATACAACAATGCTTTGGAAAATCTTCAGAGAGCAATAGATGCTATTTCGTCGCGCGATCTCGGTACAATTACTGTTATGCTTAGTGCTGTTATGGCTGATGTTTCAACATGTGAAAGTGCTTTTGAGGATCTAAAAGCTTCACCTTCTTCTACCATGTCTAGTAATGATGGTTTAGTTAGTATTACTGTTAGCAATTCTCTTTCTATTGCTAATTTGATTCCTTACTAATTATTAACTAAGAGGTGAATTTGTGTATATTAAATGCACCAAACTCAAATTGGATATTGAGTTATTTGGCTTGGATTATATACTTCTATAGTATTATGTATATAGGAAAATATTAACTAGTTTGTAATGGGTACAAACTCTTCATGAAGAGATATTTGTCCAAtgtatatttatgtatttatttctctgtgtttttcttcctttattttgCTAAATTAACCTCTCATTATTTTACTCATATTGCATTTATTCTTGCATGTTACATGCTAGCTAATTAGTCTGCAATTTGATATCTCATTTACAATTCTGTGTCTGTCTATCCACTTTTTTTATTGTGCTAAAGTGTGATTATATTTGTTGGATTTCTTTATATACAATTTATTGGACTTTTTAAACTAAATCTTCCACTAAATATTGCAATGAGAAAACTAATAGAAAAATGTAAagaatggaaagaaaaaaaaaggcagAAAGATAACTCAAATGAAAGATAACTAATTAGTTGTTACTTATCGACTATATAAGGCTAGGATTTGATTTAGTTGAACAATTATCTCATTATTCAATATACTTTTGATTACTTTTCTCCCAATTATGATTTCTATCTAGAATTGTAATATGGAGAGCAACGAGGGTGCAACTGGATTCGTCCATGATAAATACCACCCTCAAATTCGGCATCACGAGGCCCTCTAATTGCAAATTAccattcaaatatattttcctGAAAACAAAGATGATGAATTTGGTCTATAAAATCATGTAATTGGCAACAAAGTTTGTTCCTGATAAAAGTTTTGAAAGATAAACATAAAAGGGGATTTTCGCAAGTCCAAAAAAAACATTGAATTCATTACGGCAATGTAATCTCATATCACAAATAAACATTCTCAACAACAAATTACATGCATTATTAAGAATAAATACATTAAGCTTTCTCATCAATGCTCAACTCCTCGATAACATTCCCATGATTCAAAGGATTAATAAAACCTTCAACTTCACAACACTTGCTTTTCAAGTAAACCTCTTGATTCACCGAACACTTCCTTGCAACAATAACCGAATTTATAACCTCATCAATTGgatgaaaaattgaaagaacTTCAAAACCTTTAAGATCACAACAAGGATCAACAATAGGGTATAGAAAAGCTCTAGCACCATAAGCACTTCTCACAACAAGAATAGCACCATCAGCCATGTATTTGGCCAAATGATTAATCacttttgttttttcctttttatccATGCCAACCAATGCAGCCAAGAACACAACATTATAATCTTTAAGAACatttttcacataaaaaatgttattagtGTGAAAAAACATTCTTTTTGATAAGTCTTGGTGTGATGAAATTAAATCATAAGCTTTTGAATTTGCCAATGGATCAATGTCGTAGTTGTGGAAACATGTTTGTGTTAGGTAATATGTTGCTAACATGATTGAGGTTAGAGGAAGTGGGCCAGACCCAATAAAAGCAAGTTTTGAAGGTTTTTGAGTTATGTGTTTGGTGAGCATAGTGAATTCTAGATGTGTGAGTTTGAGGTAATTGGGGTAATAAGGGAAGGTTTTTATGTGGTTTAATGGTTTTTCATGTGTTCCTATTATAGTTGAGTAATGACTTTCAAGTAGTCCTTCAGCTTTTCCACAAAGGGTAATTAGCTTAgctattttttctttaatttcttgGGGTAATTTAgtaacatcaaattcattacATGAGGTGGTGCATGTTGTTACAAGTTGGGTAAATAGGTCATTCACATCGTTTGAGGGATTAAGGTTTTCTATGCTCGAGAGATTGTCGTAGATTTTACATACCTTTTTTAATATCACTTCTTGTGTGTTGTCCATTTTTCTGTAAAATGTGGTCGAATCAGACTTGAGTGACTAATCACAATTGTGCAAGATGATGTTTTATTTATGTAATTCAACTCGACTAGAGTGATTAATCACAATTGTGCacaaatatattgatttataaaaaaaaaataaaaaaataggttGATGAAATTGAACAAGAAGGACTAGCTCCTCAACCTTTGAAAAATCAAGTATTGTAAAACCCTTCATTCAATGCTAATTTATAAGAGAAATGTAGGACTATTTTCGTTTAGAAATTCGAGGTTAGAATCGATGGGGCCTTTTACAAGTGGGTGCAAATTGAtgtaatagataaaaaaaagcACCATtcgaaattttatttttaaaaataatggtcAAGTGTATGTGGCAGTGGGGCACTACAAGACAATGTCAACATAGAAAACTATTGTTGCTTACTGAAGATTTGTAATATATTGAACaagatattatataaataatgataCATTTTATGTTTGTAATGAACACAATGAACTTGGTGTTTTAGATTCAGAGTAGAAAGAACACTAGTGAAAATGAAAGGTGACACTGTGCTCACTTGTGTATTATTACATAAGCTCTATCCACATTTTCCATTGGAGTGAGAGCTATGGCAACATTCTACCACATTTTCCATTGCTTTTGTGGGTATGATTTTTTTAAGGGTTCTGAATATCATCTTAATAATTTAAGCATGTT
Protein-coding sequences here:
- the LOC101512989 gene encoding uncharacterized protein — protein: MKFINKNNNNNINLKIFYIILICFAVEKCIAHTFKDTSPNIETKFSSQDAYPPKASSISAESPFESPSESPSESPFESPKRQTEPESEHDTFGHSSSFSAAFSDILKGSLRGHSLTMPPPHSHSEAKQSSLSIEQICAHTDYPDVCLATIQPLITHNFEMINVLEAAIKACSLQVKLTITKVDKHAANNPEIANAVAECRDQYNNALENLQRAIDAISSRDLGTITVMLSAVMADVSTCESAFEDLKASPSSTMSSNDGLVSITVSNSLSIANLIPY
- the LOC101513314 gene encoding nicotianamine synthase-like, with product MDNTQEVILKKVCKIYDNLSSIENLNPSNDVNDLFTQLVTTCTTSCNEFDVTKLPQEIKEKIAKLITLCGKAEGLLESHYSTIIGTHEKPLNHIKTFPYYPNYLKLTHLEFTMLTKHITQKPSKLAFIGSGPLPLTSIMLATYYLTQTCFHNYDIDPLANSKAYDLISSHQDLSKRMFFHTNNIFYVKNVLKDYNVVFLAALVGMDKKEKTKVINHLAKYMADGAILVVRSAYGARAFLYPIVDPCCDLKGFEVLSIFHPIDEVINSVIVARKCSVNQEVYLKSKCCEVEGFINPLNHGNVIEELSIDEKA